A segment of the Macrotis lagotis isolate mMagLag1 chromosome 8, bilby.v1.9.chrom.fasta, whole genome shotgun sequence genome:
GTTACTTCTCTGGGCCTTTGATCCTCCCTTGTCAAGTGAAGGGGTTGCCCTAGATGGCCTCAGAGGTTCCATCCAATTCAAAGGATCTGAGTTTGGAGGCCAAGGAGCGCGGGTCTTTTTCAGGAGCAAAAGGACATTGGATGGAGAAAGGCAACAACAATGAGTCACAGACTTAGAGATGGGTGGAGGTACCTGTTCTACCTGGCCAGGAGCCTGAAAACTGCCCTCGGTCAGAGGTCGGGGTCAGGAAGAGAAGGGGCTGCCCTGAAGCTGTGGCATCTTGGTCTTTGGAAAGCCAGGTATGTCAGTAGACTGGCTCCCTGACAGGGGGTTACCCAGATGGGCCTGGGGCAGCTTTAGAGGAAGTGTTTGGGATTTCCCAGGAGCTGGGCTCCAAACTAACTCCCTTTCTTAGGAATCCCCCATAACCCAATTTCCCCTTTCTGGGAAATCTCCCCTCTCCTAAGCCCTGTGTGGGCCCCTACCATCATGCCTTAGTAGTTTCATCTAACAGTTTATAACTTAAAATTGAGTTTATGATTATTAGTGCTGGGGTCATACATTTTGTTGAAAAAGGTTTGTTTATAGTGGAAAATTATTCCATTATTCAGTTTGTGAGgattttttaataaagttttttaaatgttcaaacaCAAAAATGACAACCCCCAAATAGTTCAGTAATTCAGAAGATCCCTCACTCAGTCCCTCCTGTCCCTAAGGAGCTCTAGACTCTTCTATGTCTTAGTAGACTGATCACGAGATGCTCTGGGTACCCCGATTCCAAGCCCAATAATAGAGCACCCTCTTTATTTTTAGAACCAACCAAGGACTTGTAAAATGGTCCAGGAAATTCTGGATTCAGAAATCACCAAAATGCTCTTTGGATAGTTCTTTGGAACTATGATCTCATCACTCTGGAAGCTCCCTTCCCTCCACATCTGTCCAACCTGGGGGACTCTTCCAATCATAGCTTCCTGTGGGATCTCCCAGAGATCCACCCAAAGTGCTGGAGGCCTTCCTCTATTTCCCCTGAGATTGTGGGGGGAACAGCGGGGCACTCTGGCTTTCTGCCCGTCATTCTTTGCTCATGCTCTGTGGCCAGCCCATCTTTTCTGCCTATAGCAGGATTCCTTGATAAGAAATCTTTGTTGTTGGCCCGCTCACTGGGTACCTCCCCTTGCCATTTTGTGCTTGCCCTTTCCCACTCTTCTGAAACTCTCCAATTTCATGTCTTCCTTTACCAGTACAACCAAAGTTATACTGATTGGAGATGGAAGTCAATTAACAATCCAAACCAACCCACATTTATGCAGGTATGCCCAACCCACTGTGAGCAAGGCAGTGTGCCAGGCTCTGGGGATATGAAACCTGCCTGGGCAGGGAGAGAGCCCATCATGGGCCCCACACACGAAGCCTAGGGATAAATCCATGTAAGTTGGGAAGATGAAGCTATCTAAGTAGAGATGGGGTACGGACTGCCCAGAGGGACCCTTGGGAAAATGGTGACTGGCTCCTTGGACAAGACTGAGAAATCTGGTCCATTATGCAGCATCCTTCCATCTTTGTGACCAGTGATAAGGGTTGAGGTCCCTGCAGGAGGGGGTCACAGGGCAAACTGGTTgaaaactgaagaagaaagaTTTGGGGGGAAACTGACCATCGTCCAATGGAAGAACTCCaatattttgtcttcttatctATAGCATGCTGGGATGAAGGACTGAGAGCTCATGGAGGAGGTGTGGGTGGAAGGAGAGTTAATGTGAGGAGGGATTGAAGTGGGGGAAGAGGAGACCCTCCATTGCTCCCATCCTGGTCCAGGGACCTCAGGAGGAGGTGAGGTAGGAATGTTGCTTTTCATATTTAATCTATCCTTAGAGAGTTTTCAAATGTGACATCTTCTACTCATAGCCCTCTATTCCCCAGTCCCAGCATTCCTTTCACCCTTTTCCTCCAAATGTCCTGAGACACTCAAGAATTCATTCTCCATTGGGGAGGGGTCCAGAGTTTGGGTATACCAGAATTAGGTATGATGGGACAATGGCAGGGAGGGTCTGGAAACAAGGGAGTCCCAGGTGGCTCTTGGGTGTTATAGAGGGACAGATTCACTCTATGAGGTACAAAGAAAGTAGCTATAAAGGGGTAGAGAGAAGTTTTGAAGCATCCATGTTCCTCAGAGGAGCCAAGACTTTAAATGAACGCCATGGAACAACTGGGCCTTCAAGAGAAGTCTGGGTGTTTGAATAGAAGAGAAGGAGCCCAACCCCTCACGCATGACTCTGGCTAGCATTGGGACAGACAAGGCCTATGATTTCCCAGCAGGTAGAGGAAGGGAGGCTGAGAAGGGGGGATGCTGAGGATTGGGGCTCAGAAGAAATgttgggagggagaggagaaaggagaaaaatcaggTGGCAGACCCTGAGGGGCCTCCCCATTCCTGGAGATCTTAGTTCAGAGGGACATTGCGCAGATCCAGAAATGGTGGAGATGGTGATGTCAGTGATGGTGATGGTGTTGGCAGGGACCACACTTCTGCCCGGATCCTCCCCTCCAATCCATCCACAGCCAAACAAATGCAAACCCACCTCTTTCTACTCCCTCCCCCAGTGATACCTACTGACCATCAGAGATGGAAGGACAAAGTTCTACCCAAGGACAGAAAGATATGAAACATGTTTATGGAGAGGGAGTGCAGACTAGACTCGGTGGCCTGTGGGGCACCTTCTAACCTGGAGATTCTGTAACGGATGATGAGCTTGCTTCCTGTGGGTAACTGAAGCTGAGGGATATCACTACCTGGCAGCTGCAGGACTGGCCTTGGGACCTCCAAGTGGGAGCAGAGGATCGCTGACTTCAAGCCTGATTTTGAggtcaattccctcattttacagatgagagaaactGAAGCTGATACACCTAGAGTCagccaactagtaagtgtctaaggcaggatttcaACCCAGATCTCCTTAACTCCAAACCCACTGCCTTATCTAGCTACTTGCAGCCTGCAGATGCAGGATGGGGCCAGGAATTAAACAAAATGTATGTTGGTAACTTCCTGTGTGAGAAGGGGGGAATCAGGGGAACCTTCTTCTGGGAGTGGCCACAGACCCGGGCTAGCCAGCGGCCCGAACTTAGGCTCCTTTGTGGTCTTGCTtgtaagaaaaataggaagagggtgggaaggggaCAAGAGGGGTTGATGGTACTTTTGAGCACAGACTCGGAATCTGAAAACATCATCAGTGACTAGAAAAGGGCCTGAATCTAAGAAGTTGGAACCTAATAGGTCCAGGCTAGGGAAGGGGTGGCAAGACACAGCTAATTTGGGTGAAAAAATATCCAGTGGTTTTAGCAGCTTGCAATCTCACAGCAGTGCCCTGGTCAGCTTGACTGTCAACAAGGAAATCCACTTAAGACTTCCTAGAGAAAGTTCCAGTAACTTAGAGATCCCTGATGGCTGGTTAACTGGGGGACTCCATGTGAAAACCAGAGGGAGGCCCTCTAATGTCTCAAAAGCCACAGACAAGAACAGTATGGGTGAGCAGGAGCTCTCGGCCTCATTGAACATTCCCATCGGTTTTTGGGGGTGTGGGGGTGCTCAGTGCAAGAGAAGCATTGACCCTAGTGCCTCGGCCTGATTATGATGACAAATAATTAATAACTGGAATTTATATGGAGCTTTAAGACTTGAAAAACTACAGATTTTGGTTGTTCAATCCCACCAGTTTATGGCTACCCCCCTTTAGGAAGGATGTGGGATGAAGTGGAGAGAAGAGTGGTGGGGCCCCAAGAGCGGCCGTTTGAGGATTGGTGGATACCTGGAGAAAGGGGAGACTTAGTCAGCCTAGGATGCTGCCTTTAGCCATCATGGGGGGCTGTTGGTTTATTCTGCCTGGCACCAGAAGGCAAGACCGAGAAGGATGGGTAGAAGGCACAGCGGGAGTCCCATGTTAGTTTGATGTCAGGACAAACTAGGCCACCaggtggtgccatagtgcacGGAGCAGGGGGCCTGGAAGATTCcatagctgggtgaccctggacaagtcttttccccctgtttgcctcagtttcctcatctgtaaaatgagttggagaaggaagtggtgaACCACTcccatatctctgccaagaaaacctcacatggagtcatgaagagttggacgcAACAGGACAGACTTCCTAACCACTGAAGCTATCCCAATGGAGAATGAGTTACTTCAGGGGGTGGTGGGTTGCCCTCCCTGGAGGTCTTTATACAAAGGCTGGATGGTCATTGGCGGAGAAGGGATCCTGAGTCAGGTGGGGGTTGGATTGTGCGGCCATTCAGAGATGATGGAGATAGTGGTGTCAGTGGTGATGCTTTGGGCAGAGAGACCATCCCTATGCTGGGGATCTGTGcaactcccttcccctccccaatgCATCCAAACAAATGCACATCTTCCTCTTTCCACCCACCCCCAGGATCACCGCTCTCCATCAGAGATGGAGATGTAAGGAAAAAGTGGTACCCAAGGACAGAAAGCCGACAGCAGATGACATACAAAACATGTTTATAAAGAGTAAGAAAAGGGCCGTGACAGcatggggggctgggggggaagGATTTGGAGAGTTCGGTTTGGGGAAGGCTGAGCAGATGGGGAGGGTGGTGGGTAGACAGGCCTCCTGAAGCCTGGAGAGACAGCCAGACCCGAGCTGACCCCAGAGCAGGCAGATCCAACCTGCTAGGTTGGACccattcctctctccctcccttttcccttggggagggagaaaactctTCAAATGAGGGGGCTTCCCTCAGAGAGAAGgtgtgaaggaaagaaaaagatcataTAGGTGTGGGTATGTTGGGGGGACCCCTTCAAGAGGATGGGTGCCTAGGCCTATGTAGACATTTGTGTGAGTTCATGGGGATATATCTGGAAGAATACCAGGATTTGTATCTGTcagtgtgtgtgcatgcgtgtgtgtgcgtgtgtgtgtgtgtgcgtgtgtgtgtgtgtgtgtgtgtgtgagctggATGTGGGTGTATGAGGGTGGGAGGGTGGAGTGGACTGTCCAGAGCAGCCTCTGGTACTGCAGAGAGCCCTTCCTGACCTCTCCTCACCCAGTGGGGAAAAAGtcatctcccccccacccccacctagCAGAGAGTGAAAGactggaaagaggaggaaagggagacaCCAAAGAACGTCCAAGAATCAACATTTCTCTTTGGTCTTTGGGCCCTGCCCGTCACCCATGTTAGCCTCAATCCCTCCTGAGGTGGTGGCTGGGAATCAAGGCATGATCTAGGTTGGGGTGACTTCTGGATACTCCCAGAGTGGCCTGGGGGCTCCCCTTGGTGGCGTAGGGTGGAAGGACCAAGGAAGGCATCACTTGGCCGTGGGTCGGGAATTTCCAAAGGTCACACACACCATGCCAGCCTCATGCAGGGTCCCGTTGGCCCTGGAGATGTTCTGCAGGTAGCGGCGGAGCAGAGGGGAGGCGCTGGCCTCGTAACTATGGCTCCTGCTGACCGGGTCGGCCTGCTTCGTGACTGTGGTGGAGGACGTGATGATCTTGTTCCCAAATGGGTCCACTTCTTCATATTGCTCCGTCACAGTCCGCGTGGCTCCATATAGCTGAGAGCCTCGTGGGCCCGTCTGCAGCTCCAAGACACTTTTCTGCCTCCTTGGGAACAGGGGACTGGCCCCGGGGCTGGGCTGAGACTGACCAAGGCCCGACCTGGCCTCCCTCTGACCGCGATCGGCTGGGGGGCCTTCAGGGGCCTCATCGGTCAGCTCCGGGGGTCTTCGGGGTGAAGAGTGGGCCATGTCCCAGGACCGGTGGGAGATGTCAGGACTGTCCCCAGGACTGGGAGACTCCGTCGGCTTCCTGGCTGCCGACTCGATGGTGATGAAGGACGGGGAGGAGGGGGAACTGACCCGGGATGGCAGGATTCTGGGGCTGCCCAGCTCCCGTTTCAGATTCTCTGACAGTCCTCTGGTCTGAACTCTCCCTGATTCTTGGTTTTCTACCTTCGGGAGACCCTGGGCCTTTGTCTGAAGCTTGACCTCAGTCTGACTCTTGACCTCAGCTTGCTCCCTGGCCTCTGGTCTAGTCTGCTCTGATTTGCCCTTACTACTAGATTGGATGGTGACCTTGCCAGGGCTGCTTTCCTTTGGAGTTGGAGGTGAAGGTCCGGCCTGTAGCGACTCCTCGAGGAGTCCTGAGAGCCCCGGGATGTCAGCCTCTGGCTTGAGGCTGGACACCGAGCTGAGGGCCTTTCGAATAGCCTTCTCGATGTCCAGTAGCCGGGCCAGGGTCTGCTCCTTCAGACAGGCCACTTCGGCACTGGCCCGGGCCAGGTCTCCGAAGGCCAGCTCCACCGAGGACACCCCTTTGGGGTCTGGAGGTGAGGTTTGCCCGGGACAGGTCCCCGGGGGATCAGAAGTCGGGGGCCTTTGTCCCACCCACTCAGGAACAGCCTCAAAGAGGCTCTGGAGGGCCTTCACGTCCACCCCACGCACAGCGTCCTCCTCGATGGCCTTCACACGACTCAAGATGGCCTGGAGCTCCTGCTGCTTCTTTAGGTTTTCAAAGATCTCTTTGGCTCCCTGCACGTGGCCCTGAGGAATCTCTTCTAGAGGCTTTTGCTGATCAGCCATGGGCTCCGGTTGGGGTTCCTGCCTGGGAGGTCCCCATGACCCCTGCAATGGGGCAGGGTCATCCTTAAGTGGAGTTGGGGTGCAGGGAGACCTTTTCAGACCCACTGTCTGCTTCTCAGAGGTCTTGGAGGTAGAGGTGACTGGGCTGGGGGGCTGCCTCTCATGGAGGCCATCTGGATGTCTGCTTGTTTGGCGTGGTGAGGTTAGGGTTATCGCCTCCCCTGGAGCCCCAGGGCCTCCTGGGCTGGTGGGGAGGGCTGGATACTTAGGGGGCAGGATCGGGGCTGGACCTCCGAGGTGTGCAGGTTTGGGGGGCAGAGTGGGCTTCTTCCTGGTGACCATCGCTGTGGTCTCCTGTTTGGGGGCCTCTGCCTCTGGTCTCTCTGGGTGTCTCTGGCCAGAGACAGGGCTGAGATGAACATTGGGCTTCAGAGGGGCAGCAGCACAGGAAGGGGTGTTGTCTTCAGGGCCAGGTGGGGGTGAGAACACGGGTCCAGTTACAGCAGCTGGGGGAGGAGGAGAGTCATTAAGGGGCTGCTGGCCAGGGCCAGCGACTTGACTTGGGGGGGGTCCCGAGACCCTGCGGGCTGCATCCTGGTAGATAAGAGCTGCTCGGATATCTCCTTTGCATACATTCACATTGGCCTTGCCCAAAGACTCCAGGGCGGCCTGCACACAGCCCTTGGTCCCTTCCCTCCCTGGGCCTGAGCCTACTTCCAGGCCCCCCGTACTTGGAGGGGTGGGGGCCTTTGGTGGGAAAGTCTCTGGCTCCCCCTTAGCCGGTGGGGGCCCAGTGGGGGGCATGAAGGTCCTCACAGGCTTAGCTGTGTAGACGCCATCCTGAATCGCCACCCTCCCCCTGGGCGACCCTGCAGTTGGCTCTTCCTGACTGACACTGACCTTACTGCGGACTATGGAGGACATGTGGATGTCAGGCATCACCACCCTGGAGATCCTGGGGGCCGGACTAGTCTGCGGGACCGGCTCCAGGTTCTGGCCATTCTGGAGGGGCTTCTGGGCTGGGGGGGTGTCCCTTGGCTTGTGTTTGTTCTGCACTTGGTGTTGGAGGCTCTGAGCCTCTGCAGTGGCCTGGCGGAGGTTCTGCAAGGCTACCTGGAGGTCAGGGCCTGGCTCCCCTGGCATCACAGATGGGGCTCCCTTGAGGTCTCTGGAGGCCCCTGGGGACTTCTGAGGTCCTCCGGGCTTCACCTGGTCCTGCGGCTCTGGGGAGACCCAAGCCTCCCTGGTCAGGACAGTGGTGGAGGTGGGTCCCACACTCCTCGGACAGGTTATCCCACCATCTGGCAAGGCCACATGGATGACCTTATTCGCTGAAGACGCCATCATGGGGGTTTGGCTTGGGGTGGCAGTCTCCTCTGCTAAACCATGGTTCTCGGTTGGCGGCTCCCATTGCAGGTTCTTCAAGGAATCAAGATCCCCCTTCTCGATACAACTGGCTAACAGCTGGACGCTGCCCCTCTCTGCAGTCCCGGTGGTCACCTGGGACCCCAGACGGAGCCGGAGTGAGTAGACGAGCAGCTTCACCAAGCCCTGCCCAGTCTCTTGGATCACCAGCCCAGTTCTGGTTCCGGCTGTGGTGTGGCTCCACCTCAGCAAGTCCCAGACCTTGTGTCCACGGCCATCTGTGAGGGCCGAGAGGGTCAGTGGCTCCGGCTTCAGGAGGCCGGTCTCATCCTCCAGCACCAGAAGGCCCTGGAGGTCCATGTCTGGCCCTTGCATTATGCGGCGGAGAATCCTTGGCAGCTCCCCCAGGACCACCTCCTCCTTTTGCACCTGAGGCTGCTCCTTGCCAGGACTGGGCAGCTGGTACTTGGCCATGCGGACAGTGCGGGCTGTGTGGGCTTCGATGAGGATGCCTCCCCTCTGCAGGACCCCAGGGGTGCTGTGCAGCCTCCTCAGGATCTCCCCCGCCTCTGGCTCTCCATCCTGCCGGTCGTTTAGGTGGTCCAGGGGCTTGCTCTCAAAAAGGCGGGTGGTAGCCTTCACATCTGCCTGGGGCACTGGCTCCTGAGTGGGTTCCTCCTGGGGGGCAGGGTCATGGAGCTGGTCTAGGGGGGTGCTCTCAAAGAGCCATGTGGTGCTCTTCACATCAGCCCGGGGCAGCTTCTCCCTGGGCACATCCTCTTGGGGTACTGGCTCCCTCAGCTGGTCCAGGGGCTGGCTCTCAAAGAGCCAGGTACAACGTTTGACGTCCCCCCGGCAACTGTCCTGCCTCTGTACTGCCAGGGTGGGTGTGGGGGTGCCCGAAACCTCTGGGTCCCCTTCCGAGGACTCGCTGCCCTTCAGGGAGTCCAAGGGGCGATTTTCAAAGAGCCAGGTGGAGGTGCGGACGCTCCCCTGTTGGACATCGCTCAGGCTCACTGTCCGCAGGTAGCGTGGGGTCTTGTTGGCAGGCTCGCCCTTGGCCATCTGACTGCCAGGCTTGCCTGCCATCAGCTCCAGAGGCTCTGTCTCAAACTTCCAACGGGCGGCCTTCAGTTCACCTTGACGGATGTCCTCCTGAGTCACGGCCCGAATGACAAAGATCTCCTCCCCAGCTCCCAGCCTGGGCATCAGCGGCCTGGTCTCAAAGATCCAGCGGGCCCCACAGCCATCTGCCTTCTGTACCTCTTCCTTCCTCACTGCTGTGACCTCGTGGAGCTGGCCCCGATGGTCCGTCAGCACATACAGGGGCTGGCTCTCAAAGCGGAGGGTCTGGGCAGAGCCGGGACTTCTCTCTGGGGCCTTCTTCTCAATTCTCTGCAGCGCAGTCTCGTCCACATCATCGGACAGCTCCCCCAGTGAGCAGGTCTCAAAGACAAACCTCTTTCCTGAGGCGGCACCTTTCTCTGGGGGCATCTCCTGGATGCCCCCACTTGTGGCCTTCTCTAGGCTGTCCATTGGACAGTTCTCAAAGAGCCAGGTGAATTTGCGGACAGAGCCTTCCCCTCCAGACTCAGTGGGCACCACTGGCCCCGGTAGTTTCTGGCCCGCAGTCTCAGCTGGGGCCTCAAAGGCCTCCTTCCTTCGTGAGACCTGCCCCACTGGAATCTCCACCCGGCTGCAGTAGTGAACGGGGTCCTTTCCCCCAGGGTGGTGAGGGGGGTGCAGGGGCTCTGTTTCAAAGACGTGAGCCTCCATCTGTTGGTCTTTGGTCTGGAGGGAGGCCTGTCTGACCCGGAGGTGCTGCTCTCCAGGGCCCACTGGGCCCTCTCGGGGCTGGGCCTCAAACATCCAAGTATATGACCGGACATCAGCCTGAGGACTGGTTCCTGGGACTTCTGGCCTTGATTCCTGAGCCAATGCGTGGATGGGGTGTGTCTCAAAGAGCCAGCGGATGGTCTGCACAGTACACTTAGGGGGCACCGCTGATGGGGGCTCATCCTCTTTAaccttttcctcattcttctgTCGGTGGATGACCTCCAGGGGCTGCGTCTCAAATAGCCAGCGAGCTCTGCCCACATCGCCGGCCACAACCTCCTGACGCGTGATGCCTCGGATGACGTCCACCTTCTCCGGATCCTGGCCCAGCCGGTCCAGGGGCTGGGTCTCAAACATCCACCTGGAGCCCTGAACATCCCCACCGACCACCTGCTCCCGGACGACTGAAGTCAGAGCGTGGAGGCCACCTTGGCCGTCCTGAATGGCGTACAGTGGCCATTTTTCAAACAGGGTCTGGTTGGCTTGGACTTGTCCAGCAGACACCACCCCCTTTAGCTCACTCTCATCTGGAGGGGCAGGGGACTTCTCCTGTCCAATGCTGTCCAGAGGAAGGGTCTCAAACAGCTTCTTGAAAGCCTTCAcatctcccttttcctccttagCCCCAACAGGAAACTGACTGGGCGCCGTTTTGGAGGTGCACTTCTCCATCTCACGGCTGGTGTTCTCTGTGTCTCCCTTCTCACCCTCTGGCTGCCTCACCTGCTGTAGGCGCCCCACCTGCACCTCACTGCTGGGGGTGCCCAGCGCCTGCGTCTCAAACAGCCACAGGGTCGAACGGACATCTCCTCCGATCACCTCCTCCTTGGCCACGGCATCTTCTTCTGGCTCCTCCTCACCCTTCAGTGTGTCCAGGGCCCTGGTCTCAAACAGCATTCGCTGTTGTTGGACATCCGGGCCGGGGGGAATGAGGTCTGGGGAAGGCTGAAAGTCCTTCTCATCAATGGTAACTTCTCGGATGGCATCTAGCGGCTGGGTCTCAAAGAGCCAGCGGGTGTTGCTGACATCAGGCCGGGCTACCTCCTCCAGGGAGATCCCTCTGATCACTCGGACTTGGCTTGGGTCCCGATTGATGGCATCCAGCGGCTTGGTCTCAAACAGCCACCGGGCTGTCCTCACTGCTGTGCTCTGGATCTCCTCTCGGCAGGCAGCCTTGACCTCATGGATACCGCCCTCAGCATCCTGAATGGCACAGAGGGGCTCTGTCTGGAAGAGTTTCACGGTCTTCTTCACATCCCCCTTCAACTCTTGGATCTCTGAACGCAGCTGCAGGGGGCTTTGCTCCTGGGCAGAGACTTGGCCACCCAGGCTGTCCAGTGGCCTTGTCTCAAAGAGAGTCCTGGTGCCCCGGACGTCTCCGCCTGGTGGGGGTTCTCGTAGCACAGCTTTCTGTATATCAGTCTGACTGGTCAGTGCATCCATCGGTTGAGTCTCAAACAACCACCGGACTGTTCGAACATCCCCTTGGATTGGACCTGGCTTGGCTGGCGCCTGGCCCGTGGGACTAAAGGATCCATCTTCAAACTTTTTAGATGTGGCCCGCACATCCCCGCCAGGTACCGCCTCGCCATCTGTCAGCTTCTGAGGGGGCTGGTGGTCACCAATGGCGTCCAGACTCCAGTTCTCAAAGATCCAGCGCATGGACTGGACATCACCATCTGTGGACTCCTCCCCCTCCAGGACCTCAGCCAAGTCCTTGGCCACCTCTTCCTCTAGATTCTTGCGGAGTTCGGGGTGGATGTGGCGATAGAGCCTCCTGAGCTCATTGGCCTGGCGCTGCTGGTAGAATTTGGAGAAGGCCTCCTTGGGGGGAGGCAGGGGCAACTCATCCTGGGCAGGGGGTGGTGGCAATGGGAGCGTGTCTTCCTCTGTCTTTGGGAAGGTCATGGCAGATGCCTCCCGGACCTTGCCCTCAGCCATCCTtgtggggaaagaagggaagatagaTGAGGGGGTGGATGGGGGGGCATTAGTGAGGACACCACACACGGTTAAGATTGCCATGCTAGGGCCATAGGTTAAGAGAGATGATGCCCAATCCCAGGCCTGGCTTCACCAATTGTGAAGCTATCTTATGGTGCTTGGGACCACCAAGCTGAAGGCTTCTCCGCCTTCTTTGTGGATCTGGGTCAGCTCTTTACTGTAGTTGAGGGACCACAGTTACAGCTTGGAGTCCCCTGGCCTCTACAATGGGTCTCTCTGGTCCCAGTACTCAGCACATTACACACTTTTACACTTTTGGGAAATCCTCCCTTGCTGGTGCTGGGGTCATAGGGGGTGGTCTCTCTCAGATACTGttgaaagaaagatgaagagaaggcTAAGTAcgtctatctttcttttttttggttggtttttgcaaggcattggggttaagtgatttgcccaaggtcacacagctaggtcattattaagtgtctgaggctggatatgaactcaggtcctcagggctggtgctctgtcctctatgccacctagctgcccagggcTAAGATCCTTTCCTtgtgttcttttccctttccttccaactctagaacCCTCTTTCTTCCCTCAAGGGCCACCCAGTCTTCTCATCTTCCCTCCAACTGTGTGATCTCGGGCATCTTCCTGACCCTCCTTCTCTTTGTCTGCATCTGAGGGAGCTTTGGAAATTTCTCTCAGCCTTCTACATGactttccctgggcctcagtctccTTTCCTATGAATCTCCCCTCCTGAGAAGGCTTCTCTTGGGGTAATGAGATTCTTCCAATGCTTCTCATCCCAGATGACATGACAATCATTCCTATAAAGGATCCTCAGCATTTCCGAAGAGACTGACCTGACCGTCCGGCCTGGAaatcttctccccacccccactccccccGCCCACCCTGCCATCCCTACTGTGGGTGACAAGTGCGAAAGTAGAAGCCAGAGCTCCCTGGGAAAGAATGAGAGGCATGTCACCTTcccacctccccctccccacagacCTTCCCTCGGTCACTAAATATAGTCTGAAACTCAGCCGCCAGGCTCCCATCCTGCCCTGGCACTTGGCTGAGGAATGCTAGGTTCAGATGGGCATCTCCTCCTTCCAACCCTCTCAGACAGAGGGTCCCTGACCCCTGGAGGGCCTGAGTGACTCCCCTCAGGATAGGGCCCCCCTTTTGGCCATAAGGATGGTTCCATTCTCACATCCCCCCAACAGACTTCTGTAAGCTGGCCTAGACAGTGATGGGGCATAGCTGGACAGCCATAGCACAGGTCATAAGGGGCAAGCCGATTACTCCCCCTCCCACctgtctccccacccccactccatgCCTCCAGTTCAGCTGGCTCCTCTCATCTCTGGTTTGGAAGCATTGCAATCTTGGAGACGAAGCTGGCGGATGCTGGGCATCCAGCCccatggggctggggggaggagggagacatgagaacagaactcagggagtgGAGGGGGAGCTTGGGGCTCTTCTCACTCAACTTACAGAACTATAGCTACCAATCGCTTGTAGGTCTCCTGAAACTGCTTTTCAGAGCGGCTAGTGGATacagcaacagccctggagt
Coding sequences within it:
- the XIRP1 gene encoding xin actin-binding repeat-containing protein 1 isoform X1 encodes the protein MAEGKVREASAMTFPKTEEDTLPLPPPPAQDELPLPPPKEAFSKFYQQRQANELRRLYRHIHPELRKNLEEEVAKDLAEVLEGEESTDGDVQSMRWIFENWSLDAIGDHQPPQKLTDGEAVPGGDVRATSKKFEDGSFSPTGQAPAKPGPIQGDVRTVRWLFETQPMDALTSQTDIQKAVLREPPPGGDVRGTRTLFETRPLDSLGGQVSAQEQSPLQLRSEIQELKGDVKKTVKLFQTEPLCAIQDAEGGIHEVKAACREEIQSTAVRTARWLFETKPLDAINRDPSQVRVIRGISLEEVARPDVSNTRWLFETQPLDAIREVTIDEKDFQPSPDLIPPGPDVQQQRMLFETRALDTLKGEEEPEEDAVAKEEVIGGDVRSTLWLFETQALGTPSSEVQVGRLQQVRQPEGEKGDTENTSREMEKCTSKTAPSQFPVGAKEEKGDVKAFKKLFETLPLDSIGQEKSPAPPDESELKGVVSAGQVQANQTLFEKWPLYAIQDGQGGLHALTSVVREQVVGGDVQGSRWMFETQPLDRLGQDPEKVDVIRGITRQEVVAGDVGRARWLFETQPLEVIHRQKNEEKVKEDEPPSAVPPKCTVQTIRWLFETHPIHALAQESRPEVPGTSPQADVRSYTWMFEAQPREGPVGPGEQHLRVRQASLQTKDQQMEAHVFETEPLHPPHHPGGKDPVHYCSRVEIPVGQVSRRKEAFEAPAETAGQKLPGPVVPTESGGEGSVRKFTWLFENCPMDSLEKATSGGIQEMPPEKGAASGKRFVFETCSLGELSDDVDETALQRIEKKAPERSPGSAQTLRFESQPLYVLTDHRGQLHEVTAVRKEEVQKADGCGARWIFETRPLMPRLGAGEEIFVIRAVTQEDIRQGELKAARWKFETEPLELMAGKPGSQMAKGEPANKTPRYLRTVSLSDVQQGSVRTSTWLFENRPLDSLKGSESSEGDPEVSGTPTPTLAVQRQDSCRGDVKRCTWLFESQPLDQLREPVPQEDVPREKLPRADVKSTTWLFESTPLDQLHDPAPQEEPTQEPVPQADVKATTRLFESKPLDHLNDRQDGEPEAGEILRRLHSTPGVLQRGGILIEAHTARTVRMAKYQLPSPGKEQPQVQKEEVVLGELPRILRRIMQGPDMDLQGLLVLEDETGLLKPEPLTLSALTDGRGHKVWDLLRWSHTTAGTRTGLVIQETGQGLVKLLVYSLRLRLGSQVTTGTAERGSVQLLASCIEKGDLDSLKNLQWEPPTENHGLAEETATPSQTPMMASSANKVIHVALPDGGITCPRSVGPTSTTVLTREAWVSPEPQDQVKPGGPQKSPGASRDLKGAPSVMPGEPGPDLQVALQNLRQATAEAQSLQHQVQNKHKPRDTPPAQKPLQNGQNLEPVPQTSPAPRISRVVMPDIHMSSIVRSKVSVSQEEPTAGSPRGRVAIQDGVYTAKPVRTFMPPTGPPPAKGEPETFPPKAPTPPSTGGLEVGSGPGREGTKGCVQAALESLGKANVNVCKGDIRAALIYQDAARRVSGPPPSQVAGPGQQPLNDSPPPPAAVTGPVFSPPPGPEDNTPSCAAAPLKPNVHLSPVSGQRHPERPEAEAPKQETTAMVTRKKPTLPPKPAHLGGPAPILPPKYPALPTSPGGPGAPGEAITLTSPRQTSRHPDGLHERQPPSPVTSTSKTSEKQTVGLKRSPCTPTPLKDDPAPLQGSWGPPRQEPQPEPMADQQKPLEEIPQGHVQGAKEIFENLKKQQELQAILSRVKAIEEDAVRGVDVKALQSLFEAVPEWVGQRPPTSDPPGTCPGQTSPPDPKGVSSVELAFGDLARASAEVACLKEQTLARLLDIEKAIRKALSSVSSLKPEADIPGLSGLLEESLQAGPSPPTPKESSPGKVTIQSSSKGKSEQTRPEAREQAEVKSQTEVKLQTKAQGLPKVENQESGRVQTRGLSENLKRELGSPRILPSRVSSPSSPSFITIESAARKPTESPSPGDSPDISHRSWDMAHSSPRRPPELTDEAPEGPPADRGQREARSGLGQSQPSPGASPLFPRRQKSVLELQTGPRGSQLYGATRTVTEQYEEVDPFGNKIITSSTTVTKQADPVSRSHSYEASASPLLRRYLQNISRANGTLHEAGMVCVTFGNSRPTAK